The Pirellulales bacterium genome contains a region encoding:
- a CDS encoding dihydrodipicolinate synthase family protein, with product MPASTRLAGIFTPNVVPLDDRGRINEAELRRYTDWLIAKGVHGLYPNGSTGEFTRFTADERRWIVQIMAEQSAGRVPILAGAAEANARETIKACEFYHGLGVRAVAIVSPYYYRLAPAGVYAYFKEIAAHSPIDITLYNIPLFASPIDVATVERLAKEFTNIVAIKDSSGDLPHMIRMIQAVRPARPDFAFLTGWDAALMPMLLIGCDGGTNATSGIVPEITRQLYDLTLAGRLDEARQVQYRVVTLFDTMFSAADFPEGFRAALALRGFRVGRGRQPLDVSQQIDLSVLSNVLQCHLAEMGYAEPPSTGCPAPNAAVDPKELSAIVQGVVAELKRRGMS from the coding sequence ATGCCCGCATCGACTCGGCTCGCCGGAATCTTTACTCCCAACGTGGTGCCGCTCGACGACCGCGGCCGGATCAACGAGGCGGAACTGCGCCGCTATACCGATTGGCTGATCGCCAAGGGAGTCCACGGGCTGTATCCCAACGGATCGACCGGCGAATTCACGCGGTTCACGGCCGACGAACGGCGCTGGATCGTGCAGATCATGGCCGAGCAGTCCGCCGGGCGCGTGCCCATCCTGGCCGGCGCGGCCGAGGCCAATGCCCGCGAGACGATCAAGGCCTGTGAGTTTTATCACGGGCTGGGCGTCCGCGCCGTGGCGATCGTATCGCCGTATTACTACCGGCTGGCTCCCGCGGGGGTGTACGCCTACTTCAAGGAGATCGCGGCGCACTCGCCGATCGACATCACGCTCTACAACATCCCGTTGTTCGCCTCGCCGATCGACGTGGCGACGGTCGAGCGGCTGGCCAAGGAATTCACGAACATCGTCGCCATCAAGGACTCGTCCGGCGATCTGCCGCACATGATCCGCATGATTCAGGCGGTTCGGCCGGCGCGCCCCGACTTCGCGTTTCTCACCGGCTGGGACGCCGCGCTGATGCCGATGCTGTTGATCGGTTGCGACGGCGGCACGAACGCCACCTCGGGCATCGTGCCCGAAATCACGCGTCAGCTTTACGATCTCACGCTCGCCGGCCGCCTGGACGAGGCCCGGCAGGTGCAATACCGCGTGGTGACGCTGTTCGACACGATGTTTTCGGCGGCCGATTTTCCTGAAGGCTTTCGCGCGGCGCTGGCGCTGCGCGGTTTCCGCGTCGGCCGTGGTCGCCAGCCGCTCGATGTCTCGCAGCAGATCGATTTGAGCGTACTGTCGAACGTGTTGCAGTGCCACCTGGCCGAGATGGGGTATGCCGAGCCGCCATCGACGGGCTGTCCCGCGCCGAATGCCGCGGTCGACCCGAAGGAGCTGAGCGCCATCGTGCAGGGCGTCGTGGCCGAGTTAAAACGCCGCGGCATGAGTTGA
- a CDS encoding HAMP domain-containing histidine kinase translates to MSAWLPLTIAGQTQPWVYLSHGAANAMLAALVSEESGDEFRATLACDPPLALWLLAVAHQRGNDALRSVAALADWALANQAAVAALEPASPAPQRAEFSGEEACRLAALSVAVARRAANTAPLIADEAYLLGLTHAARQWLYRSQAQAPRARLPLPDWWRRALVNRKTTPQSGPAQQALRQALAEIGSPPAELVESLQAHWHWPGPGPAERFAALGRYLLVARQTAAEQQARMETEKLASLAELAAGAGHEINNPLAVISGRAQLLARDERDPERRRELAGIHAQARRVHEMISDLMLFARPPWPEREPVELSKLLARLVEGLVPEAALRQIDLLSNIQGGPLVVMADPTQLLVALRAVADNALQAMAPGGRLEIDARRHEAGIVEISLQDTGPGISPEVRRHLFDPFYSGRSAGRGLGFGLSKAWRIATLHDGRLTVTSEPGQGARFSFFLPATEPLAT, encoded by the coding sequence ATGAGCGCATGGCTGCCGCTGACGATCGCCGGGCAAACTCAGCCCTGGGTGTACCTGTCGCACGGCGCGGCAAACGCCATGCTGGCTGCGCTGGTCTCCGAGGAATCGGGCGACGAGTTTCGGGCGACGCTGGCTTGCGATCCGCCGCTTGCCTTATGGTTGCTGGCGGTTGCGCACCAGCGCGGAAACGACGCGCTGCGCTCCGTGGCGGCGCTGGCCGACTGGGCTCTGGCCAATCAGGCCGCCGTCGCCGCGCTCGAACCGGCATCCCCGGCGCCGCAGCGCGCGGAATTCTCAGGCGAGGAAGCGTGCCGGCTCGCTGCGCTCTCAGTCGCTGTCGCGCGGCGCGCGGCGAACACAGCGCCCCTGATCGCCGACGAGGCCTATCTCCTGGGCCTGACGCATGCCGCGCGGCAATGGCTATACAGAAGCCAGGCCCAGGCTCCTCGCGCGCGGTTACCGCTTCCCGACTGGTGGCGCCGTGCGCTGGTCAATCGTAAGACGACCCCGCAGTCTGGCCCCGCCCAACAAGCGCTACGGCAGGCCTTGGCCGAAATCGGCTCGCCGCCTGCCGAGTTGGTCGAGTCGCTTCAGGCGCATTGGCACTGGCCCGGCCCAGGCCCTGCCGAGCGGTTTGCAGCGCTGGGGCGCTACCTGCTCGTCGCGCGGCAAACTGCTGCGGAGCAGCAAGCGCGCATGGAAACGGAGAAGCTGGCGTCGCTCGCCGAGCTGGCCGCCGGCGCTGGGCATGAAATCAACAACCCCCTGGCCGTCATTTCCGGTCGGGCTCAGTTGCTGGCCCGTGACGAGCGCGACCCCGAACGCCGGCGCGAACTGGCCGGCATTCACGCGCAGGCCCGCCGCGTGCACGAGATGATTTCCGATCTGATGCTGTTCGCAAGACCCCCTTGGCCCGAGCGCGAGCCGGTCGAACTGAGCAAGTTGCTCGCACGGCTGGTCGAGGGTCTCGTGCCCGAGGCGGCCCTGCGCCAAATCGATCTGCTCTCGAACATCCAGGGCGGTCCCTTGGTCGTCATGGCCGATCCGACGCAATTGCTCGTCGCGCTGCGGGCCGTGGCCGACAACGCGCTGCAAGCCATGGCGCCGGGCGGGCGGCTGGAGATCGATGCCCGCCGGCACGAGGCAGGAATCGTCGAAATCAGTCTGCAGGACACCGGACCGGGAATCTCTCCGGAGGTGCGCCGGCACTTGTTCGACCCGTTCTACTCGGGCCGCTCGGCCGGCCGCGGATTGGGCTTCGGCCTATCGAAGGCCTGGCGCATCGCCACGCTGCACGACGGCCGGCTGACGGTCACCAGCGAACCGGGGCAGGGGGCCCGGTTTAGCTTTTTCTTGCCGGCGACCGAGCCACTCGCCACTTGA
- a CDS encoding response regulator, translated as MKTVFTTGEAAKICKVSQQTIIRCFDSGQLKGFRVPGSRFRRIPRDQLFIFMRDNGIPTDALESGKRKVLVVDDDAELVELICDVLEKDGRFEIRTVNNGFDAGMMVKDYHPDLIVLDVMLPDINGKEVCTRVRSDRTMDDVRIICISGMVEADKVEELRAAGANDFMQKPFEVEKLVERMCQLLDMEVFSAS; from the coding sequence ATGAAGACTGTGTTCACGACCGGTGAAGCGGCCAAGATTTGCAAGGTCAGCCAGCAGACGATTATTCGCTGCTTCGATTCGGGGCAGTTGAAGGGATTTCGCGTGCCCGGGAGCCGCTTCCGCCGGATTCCCCGCGACCAGTTGTTCATCTTTATGCGCGATAACGGCATCCCGACCGATGCCCTCGAAAGCGGCAAGCGCAAGGTCCTCGTCGTCGATGACGATGCCGAGTTGGTCGAATTGATCTGCGACGTGCTGGAAAAAGACGGCCGCTTCGAGATCCGCACGGTCAACAACGGCTTCGACGCCGGCATGATGGTCAAGGACTACCATCCAGACCTGATCGTGCTCGACGTCATGCTTCCCGATATCAACGGCAAGGAAGTCTGCACCCGCGTCCGGAGCGACCGGACCATGGACGACGTGCGAATTATCTGCATCTCGGGCATGGTCGAGGCGGACAAGGTCGAAGAGCTGCGTGCCGCGGGCGCGAACGACTTCATGCAAAAGCCGTTCGAAGTCGAGAAGCTGGTCGAGCGGATGTGCCAGCTGCTCGACATGGAAGTCTTCTCGGCCAGCTAA
- the mnmG gene encoding tRNA uridine-5-carboxymethylaminomethyl(34) synthesis enzyme MnmG — protein MAECIYDFDVVVVGAGHAGTEAALAAARLGARVALLTINCDTVGQMSCNPAIGGVAKGQIVREIDALGGAMGQAIDATGIQFRLLNRRKGPAMHSPRAQADKKAYQFEIKRLVESQPGLTLRQETVEALVTEPLPHAEQQPQLGRAQRVYGVRVRGDAVYRAGAVILTTGTFLQALMHTGEAQTPGGRAGEGTTGGLSRSLADLGFELRRFKTGTPPRLNGRTIDYQRCELQPGDEEPQPFSFLTDRLTAPQLPCWITHTNQAAHELILANLHRAPMYNGQISSGGPRYCPSIEDKVVRFADKSSHQLFLEPEGRQTHEVYVNGISTSLPRDVQDALFRLIPGLERAEIMRYGYAVEYDYAPPEQLFASLETKRVAGLYFAGQLNGTTGYEEAAAQGLIAGVNAARAAAGRDPVTLGREQAYIGVLIDDLVTRGVDEPYRMFTSRAEYRLLLRHDNADRRLTPLGQQWGLVDAHRWRRFSEKLAEIERMLEMLRTHRVDNLTLEQLLRRQDVRFAGLAARVPELAQVGPEIADQVEIDVKYAGYIERQALDVERQQRLAVKRIPANFDYQRVPQLRAEAREKLVRIRPASLDQAGRISGITPADLAILMVHLEGRS, from the coding sequence ATGGCCGAGTGCATCTATGACTTTGACGTGGTGGTGGTCGGTGCCGGGCACGCCGGGACCGAAGCGGCGCTGGCCGCCGCGCGGCTGGGCGCGCGCGTGGCGCTGCTGACGATCAACTGCGACACGGTCGGGCAGATGAGCTGCAACCCGGCCATCGGCGGCGTCGCCAAAGGGCAGATCGTCCGCGAAATCGATGCCCTGGGCGGGGCGATGGGCCAGGCCATCGACGCCACGGGCATCCAGTTCCGGCTGCTCAATCGCCGCAAAGGGCCGGCCATGCACAGCCCGCGGGCGCAGGCGGATAAGAAGGCGTACCAGTTCGAGATCAAGCGGCTCGTCGAATCGCAACCGGGCCTGACGCTGCGACAGGAAACCGTCGAAGCTCTCGTGACCGAGCCTTTGCCGCACGCGGAGCAACAGCCGCAACTGGGCCGCGCGCAGCGCGTCTACGGAGTTCGGGTGCGCGGCGATGCCGTGTACCGGGCCGGTGCCGTGATCCTGACCACGGGCACGTTCTTGCAGGCGCTGATGCACACGGGCGAAGCCCAGACCCCCGGCGGCCGGGCCGGGGAGGGGACCACCGGCGGCTTGAGCCGGTCGCTCGCGGATTTGGGCTTCGAGCTGCGCCGCTTCAAGACCGGCACACCGCCGCGCCTGAACGGCCGCACGATCGATTACCAGCGCTGCGAGCTGCAACCCGGCGATGAAGAGCCGCAGCCGTTTTCTTTTCTCACCGACCGCCTCACAGCCCCGCAGCTGCCCTGTTGGATCACCCATACGAACCAGGCCGCGCATGAATTGATCCTCGCCAACCTGCACCGCGCGCCTATGTACAACGGGCAGATCAGCTCAGGCGGCCCGCGCTATTGTCCATCGATCGAGGACAAGGTCGTTCGCTTTGCCGACAAGTCATCGCATCAACTGTTCCTCGAGCCGGAAGGCCGGCAAACGCACGAGGTCTACGTCAACGGTATCTCCACCAGCCTGCCGCGCGACGTGCAAGATGCTTTGTTCCGCCTGATCCCCGGCCTGGAGCGGGCCGAAATCATGCGCTACGGCTATGCGGTCGAATACGACTATGCGCCGCCCGAGCAGTTGTTCGCCTCGCTCGAAACCAAGCGCGTCGCCGGGCTGTACTTCGCTGGCCAGCTCAACGGCACCACCGGCTATGAAGAAGCGGCGGCACAAGGGCTGATCGCCGGCGTCAATGCCGCCCGCGCGGCGGCCGGTCGCGACCCGGTCACCCTCGGGCGAGAACAGGCGTACATCGGCGTTTTGATCGACGATCTCGTGACCCGGGGGGTCGACGAACCCTATCGGATGTTTACCAGCCGGGCCGAGTACCGCCTGCTGTTGCGGCACGACAATGCCGATCGACGGCTCACGCCGCTCGGCCAGCAATGGGGTCTGGTCGACGCCCACCGCTGGCGCCGGTTCTCGGAGAAGCTGGCGGAGATCGAGCGAATGCTAGAGATGCTGCGGACACACAGGGTGGATAATCTGACCCTCGAACAACTCTTGCGTCGGCAGGATGTCCGCTTTGCCGGTCTGGCCGCACGCGTGCCGGAGTTGGCCCAGGTGGGTCCCGAGATTGCCGACCAGGTCGAGATCGACGTGAAGTACGCCGGCTATATCGAACGTCAGGCCCTCGACGTCGAGCGGCAGCAGCGGCTGGCGGTGAAACGCATCCCGGCAAACTTCGATTACCAACGCGTGCCTCAGCTCCGAGCCGAGGCCCGAGAGAAGCTGGTACGCATTCGACCGGCGAGCCTGGACCAGGCCGGACGGATCAGCGGCATCACTCCCGCGGACCTGGCGATCCTGATGGTTCACCTCGAAGGGAGAAGTTAG
- a CDS encoding STAS domain-containing protein, giving the protein MAHLTIQERGEVIMVTFAQARILDETTITAIGREFEKLTLEAAATRKLLLNFKGVDFMSSSMLGKIMRLHKQCTSDKVKLKLCNICPQVLEVFTITRLNKVLDIVTDEEAALSAFEAGGAKRGWFGR; this is encoded by the coding sequence TTGGCACACCTGACAATTCAAGAACGCGGCGAGGTGATCATGGTGACCTTCGCCCAGGCGAGAATTCTCGACGAAACCACGATCACGGCCATCGGCCGAGAGTTCGAAAAGCTCACGCTCGAGGCCGCCGCCACGCGCAAGCTGCTGCTGAATTTCAAGGGTGTCGACTTCATGAGCTCGTCGATGCTGGGCAAAATCATGCGGCTGCACAAGCAATGCACGTCCGACAAGGTCAAGCTGAAGCTCTGCAACATCTGCCCGCAGGTGCTCGAGGTCTTCACGATCACCCGGTTGAACAAGGTGCTGGACATCGTGACGGACGAAGAAGCGGCGCTGTCCGCCTTCGAGGCGGGGGGCGCGAAGCGCGGCTGGTTCGGCCGGTAG
- a CDS encoding DEAD/DEAH box helicase, whose product MNGPHGWLASRSAGKSTSAEPRVASLDCRLPVATEATGWQTALARPPKIRLLSAQLELTRPAVTSGNFAAPAVRVRSFQFAPPAGNPFAPQQPNPPTARPAPSTAVPAGGGAGAHHTRLRPPADVIKLEDRLYYVLQPSLEAVVSRQALHFPFQPFPYQYEGIAFLYPRHAAILADEMGLGKTMQAVTAIRLLLHAGEIRNALLICPKPLVTNWQREFNLWAPEIPLTVIEGDQARRRWQWHLADAPVRIANYELLQRDRDTLLAPERHFDLVVLDESQRIKNRSNQTATIVRQMHRDRSWALTGTPVENSAEDLVGIFEFVSPGTLHADMKPRRMGQIAGGYVLRRTKDLVLTDMPPRLDRDAEVELSDEQRESYRLAEEEGVLRLAGLGAGATIQHVFELVLRLKQICNFDPATGESAKLERLAADLEEVAASGQKALVFSQWVQTLDELAARLKRFGTLSYHGRVPAAQRDGVLQRFREDRSRHVLLMSYGAGGVGLNLQFANYVFLFDRWWNPAVEDQAINRAHRIGVAGPVTVTRFVTRGTIEERIDQVLRDKRELFDTIFSDAQPQAHLGLSRDEIFGLFDLRVPGGKRA is encoded by the coding sequence ATGAACGGGCCTCACGGATGGCTCGCGAGCAGGTCGGCCGGCAAATCCACGTCGGCAGAGCCGCGCGTCGCCTCGCTCGATTGCCGGCTGCCGGTGGCGACCGAGGCGACCGGCTGGCAAACGGCCCTGGCGCGGCCACCCAAAATCCGCTTGCTTTCGGCGCAGCTTGAGCTGACCCGACCGGCCGTGACCAGCGGCAACTTTGCTGCGCCCGCGGTGCGCGTGCGGAGTTTTCAATTCGCGCCGCCGGCGGGCAACCCGTTCGCCCCGCAGCAACCCAACCCACCCACTGCGCGACCAGCCCCATCGACGGCTGTTCCGGCCGGCGGAGGTGCTGGTGCGCACCACACTCGACTACGCCCGCCGGCCGACGTGATCAAGCTCGAGGACCGGCTGTACTACGTGCTACAGCCTTCACTTGAGGCGGTGGTCTCGCGCCAGGCGCTGCACTTTCCCTTCCAGCCGTTTCCCTACCAGTACGAAGGCATTGCCTTTCTCTATCCACGGCATGCGGCCATCCTGGCCGACGAGATGGGCCTGGGAAAGACGATGCAGGCCGTGACGGCGATCCGCCTGTTGCTACACGCCGGCGAAATCCGCAACGCGCTGTTGATCTGTCCCAAGCCGCTGGTGACCAACTGGCAGCGCGAGTTCAATCTGTGGGCGCCGGAGATCCCATTGACGGTCATCGAAGGCGATCAGGCCCGGCGCCGCTGGCAATGGCACCTGGCCGACGCCCCGGTGCGGATTGCCAATTATGAGTTGTTGCAGCGCGACCGCGACACGCTGCTTGCGCCCGAGCGGCACTTCGACCTGGTCGTGCTCGACGAATCGCAACGGATCAAGAACCGCTCGAACCAGACGGCCACGATCGTCCGGCAGATGCACCGCGACCGTAGTTGGGCCCTGACCGGCACGCCGGTCGAAAACAGCGCCGAAGACCTGGTCGGAATCTTCGAGTTCGTCTCGCCCGGCACGCTGCATGCCGACATGAAGCCCCGGCGGATGGGGCAAATCGCTGGCGGCTACGTGTTGCGGCGCACCAAGGACCTCGTGTTGACCGACATGCCGCCGCGACTGGATCGCGACGCCGAAGTCGAGCTCTCGGACGAGCAGCGCGAAAGCTACCGGCTGGCCGAGGAAGAAGGCGTACTGCGCCTGGCAGGGCTGGGCGCCGGAGCAACCATCCAGCACGTCTTCGAGCTGGTGCTGCGGCTCAAACAGATCTGCAACTTCGATCCCGCGACGGGCGAAAGCGCCAAGCTCGAGCGGCTGGCTGCCGATCTCGAGGAGGTTGCCGCCAGCGGTCAGAAGGCGCTCGTCTTCAGCCAATGGGTGCAAACGCTCGACGAGCTCGCCGCGCGGCTGAAGCGGTTCGGCACGCTCTCCTATCACGGGCGCGTCCCGGCTGCGCAGCGCGACGGCGTCCTGCAGCGCTTTCGCGAAGATCGCAGCCGCCACGTGCTGCTGATGAGTTACGGCGCCGGCGGGGTGGGGCTGAACCTGCAATTCGCCAACTATGTGTTCTTATTCGACCGCTGGTGGAATCCGGCCGTCGAAGACCAGGCAATCAACCGGGCCCACCGGATCGGCGTCGCGGGGCCGGTCACCGTGACGCGCTTCGTCACGCGGGGCACGATCGAGGAACGCATCGACCAGGTGCTGCGCGACAAGCGGGAGCTGTTCGATACGATCTTCTCTGACGCCCAGCCTCAGGCTCACCTGGGCCTGTCGCGCGACGAGATCTTCGGCCTGTTCGACCTGCGCGTCCCCGGCGGCAAGCGAGCCTAG
- a CDS encoding alpha/beta fold hydrolase produces the protein MQVELVTATAADGVRLDGAHYRPAAAGSLALDALVCVHGTGSNFYASTLLTNLAESLVGRGIATIVVNTRGHDAMCTLSTPFGPRKGGAAYEVVDDCRLDLGAWLARAQALGYARVGLLGHSLGGFKSIYYAAGGEQPVPQCIVAISPPSLSHAAFLAGPRRAEFLATYEQARQLADRGEPDGLIEATFPFPYLVTARGFLDKYGPDGRYELLAAVARYSGPLLVTFGAAEVRMPANVAFHGAPERLLSATANRNAPTQVAVIADADHFYASARQELTAVVERWLVKAFGAAS, from the coding sequence ATGCAAGTCGAGCTGGTCACCGCAACCGCTGCCGATGGAGTCCGGCTCGATGGCGCCCACTATCGCCCGGCCGCGGCCGGCAGCTTGGCGCTCGACGCACTGGTCTGCGTGCATGGCACGGGGAGCAACTTCTACGCTTCGACGCTCCTGACGAACCTGGCCGAGTCGCTCGTCGGACGAGGCATCGCCACCATCGTCGTCAACACACGCGGCCACGATGCGATGTGCACGTTGTCCACGCCGTTCGGTCCGCGCAAAGGTGGCGCGGCCTATGAAGTCGTCGACGATTGCAGGCTCGACCTGGGGGCCTGGCTGGCACGGGCCCAGGCATTGGGATACGCCCGCGTGGGGCTCTTGGGACACAGCCTGGGCGGGTTCAAGTCGATCTACTATGCAGCCGGCGGCGAGCAGCCCGTGCCCCAGTGCATCGTCGCCATTTCACCGCCGTCGCTGTCGCATGCCGCGTTTTTGGCGGGACCCAGGCGGGCGGAATTCCTGGCGACCTACGAACAGGCACGGCAATTGGCCGATCGCGGCGAGCCCGACGGGCTGATCGAGGCGACCTTTCCGTTCCCTTATCTCGTCACGGCGCGGGGGTTCCTCGACAAGTACGGTCCCGACGGGCGCTACGAGCTGTTGGCTGCAGTCGCGCGGTACTCGGGGCCGCTGCTGGTCACGTTCGGCGCGGCCGAAGTACGGATGCCGGCCAACGTGGCGTTTCACGGTGCGCCCGAACGGCTGCTGTCGGCCACGGCGAACCGAAACGCGCCGACGCAGGTCGCGGTGATCGCCGATGCGGACCATTTCTATGCCTCGGCGCGCCAGGAATTGACCGCGGTTGTCGAGCGATGGCTGGTCAAAGCGTTCGGCGCGGCAAGCTGA